Proteins co-encoded in one Alcanivorax sp. genomic window:
- a CDS encoding AarF/ABC1/UbiB kinase family protein, with amino-acid sequence MAEKRRRKRPTTTTGRLFRLTGMTTSIATRVAGHQVKGLFQSDTAKAADREKLMQHIGKEVAATLGEMKGAVMKVGQIASQMQDILPREISEQLKVLQNASAPMPFHVIRRQLEKELGDSIDALFAQFEDTPFAAASIGQVHRATTHEGDEVVVKVQYPAVKESIDSDMKHLRRILRLGSLLKVDEAALDGVFLEIRNQLEEELDYHQEASNLNQFREFHQHQPWLIIPRVYPSLSSEKVLTLSLERGTPLEQTNDENGFDQDTRNLLGTRLFDAIGEQIFRFRTVHCDPHPGNFAFRTDGSIVMYDFGAVKRLPDDDAELLRSIVKAALQENWGQLDNLLQTLGARKPDSQVSDQFYATWIEMLLRAFSSDPFDFAQSRLHTDIMKQVRKTPLEQMMKFQPSPRSLLIERVVSGHYWTLMNLGVNAAFRPNLERALNSEERASA; translated from the coding sequence ATGGCCGAGAAACGCCGTCGCAAACGCCCCACCACCACTACCGGGCGCCTTTTTCGCCTTACCGGCATGACCACCTCCATTGCCACTCGGGTAGCTGGCCACCAGGTAAAGGGGCTGTTCCAGTCAGACACCGCCAAGGCTGCAGACAGGGAAAAACTGATGCAGCACATCGGCAAGGAAGTGGCGGCCACCTTGGGAGAAATGAAGGGGGCCGTGATGAAAGTGGGGCAGATTGCCTCACAGATGCAGGACATCCTGCCGCGAGAAATCAGTGAGCAACTCAAGGTCCTGCAGAACGCCTCGGCGCCCATGCCATTTCACGTGATTCGCCGTCAGCTGGAAAAGGAACTGGGGGACAGTATCGATGCCCTGTTCGCCCAGTTCGAGGACACCCCTTTCGCGGCTGCGTCCATTGGCCAGGTGCACCGGGCCACCACCCATGAGGGCGACGAGGTCGTGGTCAAGGTACAGTATCCGGCGGTAAAGGAATCCATCGACTCGGACATGAAACACCTGCGCCGTATCCTCCGCCTTGGCAGCCTGCTTAAAGTGGATGAAGCCGCGCTGGACGGCGTCTTCCTTGAAATTCGCAACCAGCTGGAAGAAGAGCTGGACTACCATCAAGAAGCCAGCAACCTGAACCAGTTCCGGGAATTTCACCAGCACCAACCCTGGCTGATCATCCCCCGGGTTTACCCGTCACTGTCCAGTGAGAAAGTGCTCACACTAAGCCTGGAGCGGGGCACACCACTGGAGCAGACCAATGATGAAAATGGCTTCGACCAGGACACCCGCAACCTGCTGGGCACGCGCCTGTTTGATGCCATTGGCGAACAGATCTTCCGCTTTCGCACCGTTCACTGTGATCCCCACCCGGGGAACTTTGCCTTTCGCACCGATGGCAGCATCGTGATGTATGACTTTGGCGCCGTGAAACGCCTGCCGGACGACGATGCGGAATTGCTTCGCAGCATCGTGAAAGCCGCTCTACAGGAAAACTGGGGACAACTGGACAACCTCCTGCAAACCCTGGGCGCTCGCAAACCGGATAGCCAGGTCAGCGATCAGTTCTATGCCACCTGGATCGAAATGCTGCTGCGCGCCTTTTCCAGTGATCCCTTTGACTTTGCCCAGTCCCGACTGCATACCGACATCATGAAGCAGGTCCGCAAGACGCCATTGGAACAGATGATGAAGTTTCAGCCCTCACCGCGCTCGCTGCTCATTGAGCGCGTAGTCAGCGGCCACTACTGGACCCTGATGAACTTGGGGGTCAATGCGGCCTTTCGCCCCAATCTGGAAAGGGCCCTGAACAGTGAAGAACGGGCCAGCGCCTGA
- a CDS encoding porin family protein, whose product MKVMMRGALMLSCSMLAAPGAWAAGPYIGGNYSQIQYDNEEFDTDTLKIDAATVSAGFEFSEFIALEARGGMGFDEDSQGIADFELDHLYGGYLKLGAPIGETLRPYVIGGYTKAKGTVSAEGDVAGVSYSFSDSENFEDESYGAGLDFNITDTLGANLEYMRYIDTDEEEISGISVGLRSAF is encoded by the coding sequence ATGAAAGTCATGATGCGTGGTGCACTGATGTTGTCCTGTTCAATGCTGGCTGCGCCGGGAGCCTGGGCAGCAGGTCCGTACATTGGCGGTAACTACAGCCAGATTCAGTATGACAACGAAGAGTTCGATACGGATACCCTGAAAATTGATGCTGCCACGGTGAGCGCGGGTTTTGAGTTTTCCGAATTTATCGCCCTGGAGGCCCGGGGTGGAATGGGTTTCGATGAAGACTCCCAAGGCATTGCCGATTTTGAGCTGGATCACCTTTATGGCGGTTACCTGAAGTTGGGTGCGCCCATCGGCGAGACCCTGCGCCCCTATGTGATTGGTGGTTACACCAAGGCCAAGGGAACCGTATCGGCGGAGGGTGATGTGGCCGGTGTCAGCTACTCCTTCAGCGATAGTGAAAACTTTGAGGATGAATCTTACGGCGCCGGTCTGGATTTCAATATCACCGATACGCTGGGTGCCAATCTGGAGTACATGCGCTACATCGATACCGATGAAGAGGAAATTTCAGGTATCAGTGTGGGGCTGCGCTCTGCATTCTGA
- a CDS encoding hybrid sensor histidine kinase/response regulator: protein MRKGRRLPIGLVVMALLLPLLGHCLTLTEDQQEYQAASGMQWLPDPDHSLTPSSALKALQDGKGTTLTSRYPSQGFRDGLQWFLVTLDNNTRFPNWFLRISRPHLDFLDIYLFDRDGNAIDHQRMGDRIPFSQREFRHYHLISLQSFPPQDRSYLLIRAQGDNVIEMPVSIKTPVAFSQQDNQISLLYGIYYGAIIAMCIFNLMIFLSIREPSYLLYVLYLGTFGLNLFTREGLSYQWLWPDSPMWNHYSLPIFNLLTLAFSMLFVQHFLELRTRLPFMNRVITIVTVLALLAIPFTLISFHYSIQITTAAVLPWPFIMLVLSLWLIYQGYSPARYFLLAFLSVAVTTTIFILKAFGVVEGSWLIENIMQLGTFLEAVLLSFALAHRMTVLKSENARIQREATEALEQRVEERTQELNSALSARSEFLAVMSHEIRTPLNGIIGTVDMLKTSPLNNEQQHNLNIIEQSGNSLLNLINDILDYSRIEAGKMPIEQTRFDLHELVNDSLGLFQHKARVQSNLLTREMGKDLGHYCVGDPVRLRQIIVNLISNAVKFTDNGTITLAATRDSDNPDYVLFEVIDTGIGISPEQLTNLFDYFQQGDSSTSRRYGGTGLGLAICKQLVEIMGGEIGVDSRRNEGSRFWFRLPLPKTDASANLPSIHDDIDDLTHSGGRLLIVDDNHINLMVAEGLCKKLGYATEVAESGMEAIAVLLSADEPFDLILMDCEMPEMDGFETSRSIIKLQKEGRLVKVPIIALTAHAVPDKIQACHDAGMVGHLAKPINSERLLMTLKRVLRDPDLRIKGQA from the coding sequence ATGAGAAAGGGACGCCGCTTGCCAATCGGGCTTGTAGTGATGGCACTATTACTGCCGTTGCTGGGCCACTGCCTTACCCTGACGGAGGACCAGCAGGAGTATCAGGCCGCTTCGGGCATGCAATGGCTGCCGGACCCGGACCACAGCCTGACCCCCAGCTCCGCCCTCAAGGCCCTGCAAGACGGCAAAGGCACCACACTGACCTCACGCTACCCTTCACAGGGCTTCCGGGATGGCCTGCAATGGTTTCTGGTGACGCTGGACAACAACACCCGCTTTCCCAACTGGTTCCTGCGCATCAGCCGCCCTCATCTGGATTTTCTGGACATTTACCTGTTTGACCGGGATGGCAATGCCATTGACCACCAGCGTATGGGCGATCGCATCCCCTTCAGCCAGCGGGAATTTCGCCATTATCACCTGATCAGCCTGCAGAGCTTCCCCCCCCAGGACCGCAGCTACCTGCTGATCCGAGCCCAGGGCGACAACGTCATCGAAATGCCCGTCAGCATCAAAACGCCAGTGGCTTTCAGCCAGCAGGACAACCAGATATCCCTGCTCTACGGCATCTACTATGGCGCCATCATCGCCATGTGCATCTTCAACCTGATGATCTTCCTGTCCATCCGTGAACCCAGCTATCTGCTTTATGTGCTCTATCTGGGCACCTTTGGACTCAATCTGTTCACCCGGGAAGGCTTGAGCTATCAGTGGTTATGGCCTGACTCCCCCATGTGGAATCATTACTCCCTGCCCATCTTCAACTTGCTTACCCTGGCATTCTCGATGCTGTTCGTGCAGCACTTTCTTGAACTTCGCACCCGTTTACCGTTCATGAACCGGGTGATCACCATCGTCACCGTGCTGGCCCTGCTCGCCATCCCCTTCACCCTGATCAGCTTCCACTACAGCATCCAGATCACCACGGCGGCGGTGCTTCCCTGGCCCTTCATCATGCTGGTGCTGTCCCTTTGGCTGATTTATCAGGGTTACAGCCCTGCCCGCTATTTCCTGCTTGCATTCCTGTCCGTGGCGGTGACCACCACGATTTTCATCCTCAAGGCATTCGGGGTCGTGGAAGGCAGCTGGCTGATCGAGAACATCATGCAATTGGGCACCTTCCTGGAAGCCGTACTGCTCTCCTTTGCACTGGCCCACCGCATGACGGTACTGAAAAGCGAGAACGCCCGTATTCAGCGCGAGGCCACAGAGGCCCTCGAACAACGGGTGGAAGAGCGGACCCAGGAACTGAACAGTGCCCTCAGTGCCCGCAGTGAATTCCTGGCCGTAATGAGCCACGAAATCCGCACACCGCTAAACGGCATTATCGGCACCGTGGACATGCTCAAGACATCACCGCTGAACAACGAACAGCAGCACAACCTCAATATCATTGAGCAATCCGGCAACAGCCTGCTCAACCTGATCAACGATATCCTGGATTACTCCCGGATCGAGGCTGGCAAGATGCCCATCGAGCAGACCCGCTTTGATCTGCATGAACTGGTCAATGACTCCCTCGGCCTGTTCCAGCACAAGGCCCGTGTGCAATCCAATTTGCTCACCCGTGAAATGGGCAAGGACCTGGGGCACTATTGCGTGGGTGACCCGGTGCGATTGCGTCAAATCATTGTCAATCTGATCAGCAACGCCGTGAAATTTACCGATAACGGCACCATCACCCTGGCGGCCACTCGCGATAGCGACAATCCCGACTATGTGCTGTTCGAAGTCATCGACACCGGCATCGGCATCAGCCCGGAGCAACTGACCAACCTGTTTGACTACTTCCAGCAGGGAGACAGCTCCACCAGCCGCCGCTATGGCGGCACCGGTCTGGGGCTGGCCATCTGCAAGCAGCTGGTGGAGATCATGGGCGGCGAGATCGGTGTCGACAGTCGCCGCAATGAAGGCTCCCGATTCTGGTTCCGCCTGCCGCTGCCTAAAACCGATGCCAGCGCTAACCTGCCTTCCATCCACGACGACATTGACGATCTCACCCATTCCGGCGGAAGGCTGCTGATCGTGGATGACAACCACATCAATCTGATGGTGGCCGAGGGGCTCTGTAAAAAGCTGGGCTATGCCACGGAAGTGGCAGAGAGCGGCATGGAAGCCATTGCCGTGTTGCTCTCGGCCGACGAGCCTTTTGACCTGATATTGATGGACTGCGAAATGCCGGAAATGGACGGCTTCGAAACCTCCCGCTCCATCATCAAGCTGCAGAAGGAAGGGCGGCTGGTCAAGGTGCCAATCATTGCGCTCACCGCCCATGCGGTGCCAGACAAGATTCAGGCCTGTCACGATGCAGGCATGGTCGGCCATCTGGCCAAACCCATCAACAGCGAACGCCTGCTGATGACACTGAAACGGGTGCTCCGCGACCCGGACCTTCGCATCAAAGGGCAAGCCTAG
- a CDS encoding VWA domain-containing protein, with amino-acid sequence MLSRRLSEFVQALRGAGLRISPDEAAIAMQAVALVGYDSRQRFHDALSVSLVKEEHHREAFEETFARYFQGGERARDGGGEQDESAPGQSQMPPSLALADSEAVEGAGESGENAELDALLASSAEQLQQRMAEAAAAMDFTAMQVITQQGLYTRRLLMNMGMGAVDERVLQLSRGSGVDEARADALREWRGQVREQAASLVRRQFLLHGAARGRELREHTMRQVAFRDLREFREVKSLVRKMARRLASAHQRRMKVARRGQLDARRTLGKSIRHDGVPASLVWRRKPPHKSRVMVICDVSSSVSEPARFLLQFLYAMSDVLPRVRSFAFASRFDEISEDFQRYAPDVAVARVLDRLSGSGTDYGEMLEGFLGMCEGQLDRHTTVIILGDARNNYLPERAELLAQIRRRVKQIWWLNPEARSQWNSGDAVMASYLPHCRVARRCANLNDLEQVVDSLLGSLRSV; translated from the coding sequence ATGCTGTCCCGCCGACTGTCGGAATTTGTCCAGGCGCTGCGCGGGGCAGGATTGCGAATTTCCCCGGATGAGGCGGCCATTGCCATGCAGGCTGTGGCCCTGGTGGGGTACGACTCGCGCCAGCGTTTTCATGATGCGCTGTCGGTGAGTCTGGTCAAGGAAGAGCACCATCGGGAAGCCTTTGAAGAGACCTTTGCCCGTTACTTTCAGGGTGGGGAACGGGCCCGCGACGGAGGGGGGGAGCAGGACGAGTCGGCCCCGGGTCAGTCGCAGATGCCGCCGTCATTGGCGCTGGCCGACAGTGAAGCGGTGGAGGGCGCGGGCGAGTCAGGGGAAAATGCCGAGCTGGATGCCCTGCTGGCTTCGTCTGCAGAGCAGTTGCAGCAACGCATGGCCGAGGCGGCTGCCGCCATGGATTTTACCGCCATGCAGGTGATTACCCAGCAGGGGCTGTATACCCGTAGATTGTTGATGAACATGGGGATGGGGGCGGTGGATGAGCGCGTGCTGCAGCTTTCCCGGGGCAGTGGCGTTGACGAGGCCCGTGCCGATGCCCTGCGCGAATGGCGAGGGCAGGTTCGCGAGCAGGCCGCTAGCCTGGTGCGCCGGCAGTTTCTGTTGCACGGCGCAGCGCGGGGCCGGGAACTGCGCGAGCACACTATGCGACAGGTTGCCTTCCGGGATCTGCGGGAATTTCGTGAGGTGAAATCATTGGTGCGAAAGATGGCGCGCCGCCTTGCCAGTGCCCATCAGCGCCGCATGAAAGTGGCCCGGCGCGGCCAGCTGGATGCCCGCCGTACGCTGGGCAAGAGCATCCGTCATGACGGGGTGCCGGCCTCTCTTGTCTGGCGCCGCAAGCCGCCGCACAAGAGTCGTGTGATGGTGATCTGTGATGTATCCAGTTCGGTCAGTGAACCGGCGCGATTTCTGCTGCAATTCCTCTATGCCATGAGCGATGTGCTGCCGCGGGTGCGCAGTTTTGCCTTTGCATCCCGGTTTGATGAAATCAGCGAGGACTTTCAACGTTATGCGCCGGATGTGGCGGTCGCCCGTGTGCTCGACAGGCTGTCAGGCAGTGGTACCGACTACGGTGAAATGCTGGAAGGCTTTCTGGGCATGTGCGAGGGCCAGCTGGATCGGCATACCACCGTGATCATTCTGGGGGATGCGCGCAACAATTATCTTCCGGAGCGGGCAGAGCTGCTGGCGCAGATTCGCCGGCGGGTGAAACAGATCTGGTGGTTGAACCCGGAAGCCCGAAGTCAGTGGAACAGCGGTGATGCGGTGATGGCCAGTTATCTGCCCCACTGCCGGGTGGCCCGGCGTTGTGCCAACCTCAATGATCTGGAGCAGGTGGTCGATAGTCTGCTGGGCAGTCTCCGGTCTGTCTAG
- a CDS encoding MoxR family ATPase — translation MKTRIDSIEDITRNFAEQGYICSDQIALAIYLAAQLHKPVLVEGPPGVGKTELAKAAAAFLEAPLIRLQCYEGLDESRALYEWKYGKQLLYTQLLRDKLSGMLADTDSLDASMARLGDLGEAFYSDTFLEPRPLLQALRSDEPAVLLIDEIDKADQEFEAFLLELLSDFQISIPEMGTVKARHQPLVLLTSNDQRELSDALKRRCLHLYIPYPEPAHEAAIVAARVPELEAALREQLVAFIQYLREQEMKKLPAISETLDWARALVLLHADSLDQAMVADTLNLVLKTEQDVTLARELLPAWLRKFGKR, via the coding sequence ATGAAGACCCGCATTGATTCCATAGAAGACATCACTCGCAATTTTGCCGAACAGGGCTATATCTGTAGTGACCAGATTGCTCTGGCGATTTATCTGGCGGCCCAGCTGCACAAGCCGGTGCTGGTGGAAGGGCCGCCGGGTGTGGGCAAGACTGAACTTGCCAAAGCCGCTGCCGCTTTTCTCGAGGCGCCGTTGATCCGGCTGCAATGTTATGAAGGGCTGGATGAAAGCCGTGCCCTGTATGAATGGAAATACGGTAAGCAGCTTCTCTATACCCAGCTGTTGCGCGACAAGCTCAGCGGCATGCTGGCGGATACCGACAGCCTGGATGCCAGCATGGCCCGTCTTGGCGATCTGGGCGAGGCCTTCTACAGCGATACCTTTCTGGAGCCGCGCCCATTGCTGCAGGCCCTGCGCAGCGACGAGCCGGCGGTGCTGTTGATCGATGAGATCGACAAGGCCGACCAGGAGTTCGAGGCGTTTCTGTTGGAGTTGCTGTCGGATTTCCAGATATCCATTCCCGAGATGGGCACGGTCAAGGCGCGTCATCAACCGCTGGTGTTGCTCACCAGTAATGACCAGCGCGAACTGTCCGACGCCCTCAAGCGACGCTGTCTGCATCTCTACATTCCCTATCCGGAGCCAGCCCATGAGGCCGCCATCGTGGCCGCTCGCGTGCCGGAACTGGAGGCAGCGCTGCGCGAACAGCTGGTGGCCTTTATCCAGTACCTTCGCGAACAGGAGATGAAGAAGCTGCCGGCCATATCCGAGACCCTGGACTGGGCCCGGGCGCTGGTGCTGCTGCATGCCGACAGCCTTGATCAGGCCATGGTGGCGGATACGCTCAACCTGGTGCTGAAGACCGAGCAGGATGTGACGTTGGCTCGGGAGTTGTTGCCTGCCTGGCTGCGCAAGTTCGGGAAGCGCTGA
- a CDS encoding putative quinol monooxygenase: MSMIIVKGSFPIKADQQPVALDLVQALASASRKEPGCLSYEVYVQADEPRVIMVLQQWSSLDALEVHFGSEHVDAFLDAIPDLIDGEVHSARYDVSSVDGEPVVEEVQDIAPVVLAGNITLH; the protein is encoded by the coding sequence ATGTCCATGATCATTGTCAAAGGCTCCTTTCCCATCAAGGCCGACCAGCAGCCCGTTGCGCTGGATCTGGTGCAGGCACTGGCCAGTGCCTCGCGCAAGGAGCCGGGCTGTCTGTCCTATGAGGTCTATGTGCAGGCGGATGAGCCCCGGGTGATCATGGTGCTGCAGCAGTGGAGCAGCCTGGATGCACTGGAAGTGCACTTTGGCTCCGAGCATGTGGATGCGTTTCTGGATGCCATTCCTGATCTGATTGACGGCGAGGTGCACTCAGCACGCTATGACGTGAGCAGTGTGGATGGTGAGCCGGTGGTGGAAGAGGTTCAGGATATTGCCCCGGTGGTGCTGGCCGGCAATATTACCCTGCATTAA
- a CDS encoding nitroreductase, with amino-acid sequence MNADSVTLADALKQRRSVRGFLDKPVPQSVLDEVFSLAQHAPSNCNIQPWQVWVASGQSRDTLRERMVDKVSRGVPFEPDYDSLPRFEGVYRERQVDCAMALYGSMGIAREDREGRRRAELRNFQLFDAPHVAFIGMDRAFGVTVALDVGMYIQSLLLTMSAYGLGACAQGSMRYYPADVREILGIPDSAAIVLGISFGYEDPDIAANKTRVGRVPLKESVRFCG; translated from the coding sequence ATGAACGCCGATTCCGTCACTCTCGCCGATGCCCTCAAGCAGCGTCGTTCTGTCCGTGGTTTTTTGGACAAGCCGGTTCCCCAATCGGTTCTGGATGAGGTGTTTTCACTGGCGCAACATGCCCCTTCCAACTGTAATATCCAGCCTTGGCAGGTATGGGTGGCCAGTGGCCAGTCCCGCGATACCCTGCGTGAGCGAATGGTGGACAAGGTCAGCCGTGGAGTACCGTTCGAGCCAGACTATGACAGTCTGCCCCGCTTCGAAGGGGTGTACCGGGAGCGGCAGGTAGATTGTGCCATGGCCCTGTACGGCAGCATGGGGATTGCCCGGGAGGACCGTGAAGGTCGCCGCCGTGCGGAACTGCGCAATTTTCAACTGTTTGATGCTCCCCATGTGGCTTTCATCGGGATGGACCGAGCCTTCGGGGTCACCGTAGCACTGGATGTGGGGATGTATATCCAGTCCCTGCTGCTAACCATGAGCGCTTACGGGCTGGGCGCCTGTGCCCAGGGCAGCATGCGTTATTACCCCGCCGATGTGCGCGAGATTCTTGGCATTCCGGATAGCGCCGCCATCGTGCTGGGGATCAGCTTCGGTTATGAGGATCCGGACATTGCGGCCAACAAGACCCGGGTAGGGCGGGTCCCCCTGAAGGAGTCTGTGCGCTTCTGTGGCTGA
- a CDS encoding TetR family transcriptional regulator: MAETVRQRQKRQTRERILAAARTLMEGGRGLDSLGLREVARECGLAATSIYNHFPDMDALGLALIDSCCFRLRSAMEYERRSMIEIGAARAVDELVARFVRYLKEHSNDFRLLVQQRLGSHDRYRLRIQRELQLLVDELAEDVRQAVSARGGAEVPAEQEAEAAIAIMFGAGISMLDSSLAARKVLADHACLQLRMLVLGGRAMASGERL, translated from the coding sequence ATGGCAGAGACAGTGCGACAGCGCCAGAAGCGGCAAACCCGGGAGCGGATCCTGGCGGCGGCGCGTACGCTGATGGAAGGGGGGCGCGGGCTGGATAGCCTGGGGCTGCGTGAGGTGGCAAGGGAGTGTGGACTGGCCGCCACCTCGATCTACAACCACTTCCCGGACATGGATGCCCTGGGGCTGGCGTTGATTGATTCCTGCTGTTTCCGTTTACGTTCGGCCATGGAGTACGAGCGGCGCAGCATGATCGAGATTGGTGCTGCCCGGGCGGTTGATGAGCTGGTGGCGCGATTTGTGCGCTACCTCAAGGAACACAGTAACGATTTTCGCCTGTTGGTGCAGCAGCGTCTGGGCAGCCATGACCGTTACCGGTTAAGGATACAGCGCGAGCTGCAGTTGCTGGTGGATGAACTGGCGGAGGACGTGCGCCAGGCGGTGTCTGCCCGCGGGGGCGCCGAAGTGCCGGCGGAACAGGAAGCAGAAGCGGCGATCGCGATCATGTTCGGGGCCGGTATTTCCATGCTGGATAGCAGCCTGGCAGCGCGCAAGGTGCTGGCGGATCATGCCTGTTTGCAACTGCGAATGCTGGTCCTGGGCGGGCGAGCCATGGCCTCAGGCGAACGGCTGTAA
- a CDS encoding SDR family oxidoreductase, with translation MTVGSSRQQGSYKGLNMNYFVTGATGFIGRFLVARLLKHSDARVFALVRAGSEYKLDALRRRLGVDADQLVAIHGDINEKLLGVSKRDQDDLTGLVDHFFHLAAIYDLTADENSQRYTNIEGTRQTLKLAEKLQAGCFHHVSSIAAAGLYDGVFSEDMFEEATGLDDPYLLTKHESEALVRQESAIPWRIYRPSMVVGHSETGEMDKVDGPYYLFKFIQKLKDVLPNWIPLVGVEGGKFNIVPVDFVADALDHIAHQEDGNGQCFHLTADRSYSLGEMMDVIAGAAQAPRWAVKLDNSLFSAVPGIVKKGVSAMTPKMVLNAALENLDIPPSAMQFLTFPTEYDNRRARAALADSGIEAPELQSYIQQLWDFWENHLDPDRGERKDELQPLPTLPERVEGKVVMVTGATSGIGKATALKLARAGATVLVVARTAEKLDETLHEIDQLGGTAQSYSCDVSDLNSVDQLVQKVIADHGHVDILVNNAGRSIRRSVVHSFERFHDYERTMQLNYFGALRLIMQLMPAMIERGGGHVINISSIGVLTNAPRFSAYVASKAALDAFTRCAASELAHEGIRFTTINMPLVRTPMIAPTKIYNHVPTISPTQAADMICDAIVRQPKRIATNLGIMGQVMHFLTPKVTETIMNTGYKLFSDSAAALGGKENTPKKISREQAAFSRLFKGIHW, from the coding sequence ATGACTGTCGGATCATCCCGACAGCAGGGAAGCTACAAGGGGCTAAACATGAACTACTTCGTTACCGGTGCCACAGGTTTCATTGGCCGTTTTCTGGTTGCACGCCTGCTCAAGCACAGCGACGCCCGCGTCTTTGCGCTGGTGCGCGCAGGATCGGAATACAAACTGGACGCGTTGCGCCGCCGCCTGGGCGTGGATGCTGACCAGTTGGTGGCTATTCATGGCGACATCAACGAGAAACTACTGGGCGTCAGCAAGCGCGATCAGGATGACCTCACCGGCCTGGTTGATCACTTCTTCCACCTGGCCGCCATCTATGACCTGACCGCGGACGAAAACAGCCAGCGCTATACCAACATCGAAGGAACCCGCCAGACGCTGAAACTGGCCGAAAAGCTGCAAGCCGGCTGCTTTCATCATGTTTCTTCCATTGCTGCCGCCGGCCTCTACGATGGCGTGTTCAGCGAGGACATGTTCGAAGAAGCCACCGGCCTGGACGACCCCTACCTGCTCACCAAGCATGAATCAGAAGCACTGGTACGCCAGGAAAGTGCTATTCCGTGGCGCATCTATCGCCCCTCCATGGTGGTAGGACATTCCGAAACCGGGGAAATGGACAAGGTGGACGGCCCCTATTACCTGTTCAAGTTCATCCAGAAACTGAAGGATGTGCTGCCGAACTGGATCCCACTGGTGGGCGTGGAAGGCGGCAAATTCAATATCGTGCCGGTGGATTTTGTGGCCGATGCCCTGGACCACATAGCCCATCAGGAAGACGGCAACGGCCAGTGCTTTCATCTCACCGCCGACCGCTCCTACAGCCTGGGCGAGATGATGGACGTGATCGCCGGGGCAGCCCAGGCGCCACGCTGGGCCGTGAAACTGGACAACAGCCTGTTCAGCGCGGTGCCCGGCATCGTCAAGAAGGGGGTCAGCGCCATGACCCCGAAGATGGTCCTCAATGCGGCACTGGAGAATCTGGACATTCCGCCGTCTGCCATGCAGTTTCTCACCTTCCCCACCGAATACGACAACCGACGGGCCCGCGCGGCACTGGCCGACAGCGGCATTGAGGCACCGGAACTGCAGAGCTATATCCAGCAGCTGTGGGACTTCTGGGAAAACCATCTGGACCCGGATCGCGGCGAGCGCAAGGATGAATTGCAGCCCCTGCCGACCCTGCCTGAACGGGTTGAAGGCAAGGTCGTCATGGTAACCGGCGCCACCTCCGGGATCGGCAAGGCCACCGCCCTGAAGCTGGCCCGGGCCGGTGCCACCGTACTGGTGGTGGCCCGCACAGCGGAAAAACTGGACGAGACCCTGCACGAAATTGATCAACTGGGTGGCACCGCACAGTCATACAGCTGCGATGTATCCGATCTCAACAGCGTGGACCAGTTGGTGCAGAAGGTGATCGCGGACCATGGTCACGTGGACATACTGGTCAACAACGCCGGCCGCTCCATCCGCCGGTCGGTGGTGCATTCCTTTGAGCGTTTCCACGATTACGAACGCACCATGCAGCTCAACTACTTCGGCGCCCTGCGCCTGATCATGCAACTGATGCCAGCCATGATCGAGCGCGGCGGCGGCCATGTGATCAACATTTCCAGCATCGGGGTGCTGACCAACGCCCCCCGCTTCTCTGCCTATGTCGCCTCCAAGGCAGCGCTGGATGCCTTTACCCGCTGTGCGGCCAGTGAGCTGGCCCATGAAGGGATTCGCTTCACCACCATCAACATGCCGCTGGTGCGCACGCCGATGATCGCGCCCACCAAGATCTACAACCATGTGCCCACCATCAGCCCCACCCAGGCCGCCGACATGATCTGCGACGCCATCGTGCGGCAACCCAAGCGGATTGCCACCAACCTGGGGATCATGGGGCAGGTGATGCACTTCCTTACCCCCAAGGTAACAGAAACCATCATGAACACCGGCTACAAGCTGTTCTCCGATTCGGCAGCAGCCCTGGGCGGCAAGGAAAACACCCCGAAGAAGATCAGCCGCGAACAAGCAGCCTTCTCCCGGTTGTTCAAGGGGATTCATTGGTGA